One Silene latifolia isolate original U9 population chromosome 4, ASM4854445v1, whole genome shotgun sequence DNA segment encodes these proteins:
- the LOC141651484 gene encoding uncharacterized protein LOC141651484, with protein MKDVQAIHVSVEHLQTGFSWTCSLVYGCNKDSERASLWHSILQCKSIVHGPWLLMGDFNNVLHIGERIGSEVTLAEIRDFQHCVDNCGLYDLVTQGAYFTWNNKQEENKRVISRIDRVLANDQGINNGPLGIASFLPEGLFDHSPCIIRLWDEIDRKPSCFKYFNMWGKDDIFQSTVMDVWQQQIRGCKSFQVVKKLKLLKFPLRQLNKEGFGDIINTAKVAQLLLEDIQKKLHQDPHNVSL; from the coding sequence ATGAAGGATGTGCAGGCTATTCATGTTTCTGTTGAGCATCTACAGACTGGTTTCTCTTGGACCTGCTCCCTTGTTTATGGATGCAATAAGGACTCAGAGAGAGCCAGCCTGTGGCACTCCATTCTTCAATGCAAATCCATTGTTCATGGTCCCTGGCTTCTTATGGGGGACTTTAATAATGTACTGCATATTGGGGAACGTATTGGTTCTGAGGTGACTTTAGCTGAAATCAGAGACTTTCAACATTGTGTGGATAATTGTGGGCTCTATGACCTTGTGACCCAAGGTGCTTATTTTACTTGGAACAACAAACAAGAAGAGAATAAGCGTGTCATTAGTAGAATTGATAGAGTGTTAGCTAATGACCAAGGGATTAACAATGGCCCTTTAGGTATTGCCTCATTCTTACCTGAGGGACTATTTGATCATAGCCCTTGCATCATTCGTCTTTGGGATGAGATTGATAGGAAACCATCTTGCTTCAAGTACTTTAACATGTGGGGCAAGGATGATATATTTCAGAGTACTGTCATGGATGTTTGGCAGCAACAGATCAGGGGTTGTAAGAGCTTTCAAGTGGTTAAGAAGCTCAAGCTCCTTAAATTCCCTCTTAGGCAGCTGAACAAAGAGGGGTTTGGGGACATAATCAACACTGCCAAGGTGGCTCAGCTTCTACTTGAGGATATTCAGAAAAAGCTTCATCAGGATCCACATAATGTCAGCTTGTAG